The DNA region GGAGGTGTCGCCGGCTTTTTCTCCGGAGGCTTGACGGGCGGAGTCGAAGGCGGGTCCTGCGGTCGAGGGCTCGGCGTGGGCGCCCCCATCTGCGAGAAGTCCTTGGGAGCCTTGCCAAAGCTAGACGTGCCTGTGTGCCCGGGGGGAGTAGTCCGCTGTGCCTGAGGCCGGGCGCTCTGCGGTTTGCTCTCCGCGGGTCTGGTTGTGGTTTGCGGCTTGGGGGCTGTGATTTTGGCCATGGGATGACTCCGGGGAAGCGAGTTCTTTGAAGCTCACTACGCAGCGACCGAATACGAGACAGGCACAGGCGTCAGGGGACATACCGCTCGGCGGTGTTCAGTACGGCACCGCCGTCGATACCCCCGATGATGAGCACACTCCCTGATTCCAGCCATGTGGCCGTGTGATTGACGCGCGCCGATGACATGGGAGCGATGAACTCCGAAGAGCCATCTCGCCGGAATATCTCCGCGGAGGCACGTGGCATTGCGTAGGGGCTGGAATACCCGCCCGCAATCAGCACCTCGCCTGAGGGCAATGCGGTCGCCGTGTGAAAGAAGCGGGCTTCCATCATTTCCGCCTGGGGCGTCCACGAAGTGCTGCTCAATTGAAAGAGTTCCGCTGCCCTGAGGACCCGTCCTGGTGAGCCCTCGAGGGAGCCGGTCACCAGGATTCTTCCAGAAGGCAGCCGCGTGGAGGCGTGCCCGTGGCGCCCATGTTCCATCTGTGCCAGGAGGAGTCGCCATCCCGCCTCTGGTTGATTCGAGTCGTAGACCTCGGCCGTCGTCTCCGCTCCAGCAGCATTGAAGCCACCAATGGCCACCACCACGCCCGCTTCCAGGAGGGTGAGTGTCAGTACGTTGCGTTTGACATTCAAGCTCCCAGCATCTGTCCAGGAGTCGGTGTCCGGGTGATAGAGCGCGGCGGTGTTCAGCCCGTCGAGATGCGAGTTCCCGCCACCCGCCACCAGCACCTTCCCCGAGGGAAGCAGGACGGCGGCATGGCTGGCGCGTGCTCCGAGTGGGATGGGATTGGCAGGAGCCCACTCATTCGCTTCCGCATCGTAGATTTCGGCACTGTTCAGCGCGCCACCTCCGGGGCCCCGGCCACCGACCACCAATACGTTTCCATTCGGTAAAAGGGTGGCGGTGTGGTCCATGCGCGCCGTCGCGAGGTCTGGCCCAGGACTCCAACTGTTTGATGAGACGGTGTAGAGCTCCGTGGTGTTCGTGGGGGTGTTGCCTGAGCTACTCCCACCAACGACGAGCACTCGACCA from Myxococcus xanthus includes:
- a CDS encoding Kelch repeat-containing protein; translated protein: MKPLRRSTVLGLLVLSVHLAACLDVDEAVDQFCNSKPGACLDGASDAGPDGNGSLDGGNDGGGPHGEDGGPHGGGDGGSDAGTDGGPPDGGREPPGWKSVAPMQTRRTGHTATELRNGRVLVVGGSSSGNTPTNTTELYTVSSNSWSPGPDLATARMDHTATLLPNGNVLVVGGRGPGGGALNSAEIYDAEANEWAPANPIPLGARASHAAVLLPSGKVLVAGGGNSHLDGLNTAALYHPDTDSWTDAGSLNVKRNVLTLTLLEAGVVVAIGGFNAAGAETTAEVYDSNQPEAGWRLLLAQMEHGRHGHASTRLPSGRILVTGSLEGSPGRVLRAAELFQLSSTSWTPQAEMMEARFFHTATALPSGEVLIAGGYSSPYAMPRASAEIFRRDGSSEFIAPMSSARVNHTATWLESGSVLIIGGIDGGAVLNTAERYVP